The genomic window tCCCTCTCCCCCGTGGCCGTGGCCTCCCCCCGCCGTGGCTGTGGCCTCCCCGTGGCCGTGGCCTCCCCCCGTGGCTGTGTCCTCCCCCTGTGGCCTCCCCCCCCCCGTGGCCGTGGCCTCCCCGTGGCCGTGGCCTCCTCTTTGCAGGCTCTCCCCCTCTGGTTTCCAGCactctttctctgttcctttgtggttttcctgtcttttctctttttaagatttgtttatttcttcaaaaggcagagctacagagagaggtcttccctctgctgggtcactccccagatggccgcagcggccagggccgggccgggccggagccaggagcttcacccgggtctgccatcgggtgcagggcccaggactggagccatcaccgctgcctcccggtGCCTCCTGGTGCATCAGtgggcagctgggtgggaagtgggagCTGGGCTTGATCCCAGGCGCTCCAAGACGGGACACACCTGCCTGTGCCCtctgacccctgccacacacccgCCTGTGCCCTCTGACCCCTGCCCGTGACCTCAGGCGTCCTCTGCCCTTGCTGACGTGCAGAGCCGTCCGCCCGTCCCTCGCTTGTTTCCAAACTTGGAGCCGCCCTCGGCCTCCGTCTTTGTTTATGagtcactgtgtgtgtgagaggcagCGTCAcagaccctgcacctgcagagcGCCTACTGTATACACGCCCCAAGGGCATGTTCCATCCTCCTTCAGATAGAAGCGCTCTGTGCTGCCTACAGGCTTTGTCCCCGTGGTCCCTGGGTTCCGTCGTTGTGTGCTGCGTGATCCCAGAcacgcgtgtgcgtgtgcgtgtcaGGTCTGCACACTGCAGCCCCGTGCCCCGGGGTGCACCTGCCGCGTCCTGCCTGTTCATCAGTTTCCTGCCCTTGCGTGGCTGTGCGTGGGTGGGGGCCCGGGCCTGCCGTGTCTGCTCCGGGCTGGTGTCCTGCCTGCTGGTGCCCTCCCTGCCGTCACCCGTCCTCCCAGGCTGCTCCTGGGCTTCCTTGTATTCTTTTGGTGAAAGATTCGTGTATCCGAGTGGCAGAGGGAGAtgacccatctgctggttcactccccagatggccgcagcggccagggccaggctgcagccaggagcgggAGCCCTACCCgggcctcccgcgtgggtgcaggggcccagggactcgggcgTTGCTGCCACCTCCAGCGCGTGAGCAGGAGCCGTCTCAGTGCAGagcccggggagggggagggggaggggcccctcGCCTCTCTGCCCCCGGCCTCAGCCAGCTGGACACTGTCAGTTTCACAGGCAGACACGGCTctcctgggtcacttcccaaatgcccgcagcgcCCAGGAAGCCGGTggccaaaactccatccaggtcccgtgctgcctcccggggtgctgggttgggagtggagccaggcccCGCGATGTGGCCCCtgggcagcccccgccccggcaGACCCGCCTTCGTGGGCGTCTTCGGCCACCTCCAGGTCCCCGGCCGTCGGCTCTGGGTTTGATCTGCAGCCTGGCTGTCACCTCTGCCCGTGTCCCTGCTCATGGGTTAATTACGTGTTCTGTGCTGTTTTTCCGGGGAGGTGACGTCAGCATTCCTGCTGGCTGAGCTCTGCCCCGAACTTGAGCTGTCCGGCCGGCCGGCCCGTCCCTGATCCCGGGGCTCCCTGTCCTTGTCCCCGGGGAGTTTCCCGTCTCTCCTCCCGCCTGCGTGTCCAGGCCCCCTGCTGcgttctgccccccccccccccatctctggtCACTGTGTGTCCCGTGCCCGGGAGTGTGGTCTGAAAGCTGGTGACTCGGTTGTCTGATCTCACAGCTCCTGCGACAGGGGCTTTGCTGCCGCTGGCGTTGCACCGGCACCGGAGAAGCTCCGGGCGGCCGAGGGGCAGCGGCTGCGGGGCCGAGGCTGGGGGTCGCCCGCGTTCCCCGAATCCCGCGCTGGCTCCTGGTGCACGTGGtgtgagcaagcaagagagagagggagggagagagggggagagagagagagggagggagggagggagggagggagggagggaggggacagagagagggggggagagagagagagagggaggtcttccatatccctccccagatggccacagtggccagggctgggccaggctgaagccaggagccggagctccatccaggtctcccacgcgggtgcagggcccaggcacgggGGCCGCCctcgctgcttccccaggccatcagctgggagctggacggAAAGGGAGAGCCGGGACTCGACCCGGTGCCCACGGCGGAGGCCGAGGCTTCACCTGCGTCACAGCGCAGCCGCgagctctctgctgggcctcgGCCTGCACACACGCTGCCCCTCAGCGCCCCgcccctcctggctgcagccattcCTGACGGGTTACTGCCGGCCTCACCCCTGTACGCGCTGTCTCAGGCCTcacaggccccgcctccccacaGCGCCTGGAGCCTCGTCTGCCCGGTGTGTGCGCCTCACTCCTGTGTGTGGTCGCGTGGCCTGGCGTCACCTCTGGCCCCGCAGCCCTGTTCAAGCTGCCCCTGCGGCTGGGGTCTGAGACCTCGCCCTCGAGGGGTGTGGGAGGGCGGCCTGGGGGAAGAAGCTCCCCGAGGACCCCTGCTGCGCTCAGGGGAGGCCGGCGTCCCAGGCCGTGGCTTACTGCGCTGAGCCACGCTGGCCCGTGGCTGGCTGTCGTGGCTTCCTGCACAGAGTTGTCCGTTTGCAAAGCCCGCGGTGTCCGTCGTGGGGCGCGACCCTGGATCTCAGGATTCCGGGCTTTCCGAGGAGGGCGTCcctggcagcccccaccccgcaTGCATCCCGCCCTGGCTTCCTCTCCGCCGTCTCCCCTGGAGCTCGCCTTTGGTTCAGCTCTGCGTGGTCGCTGTGGCCCTATGGGGGGGGGGTGCCTGGTGTTGCCTGCGCCGCCCGGTGGCTCCTGGCCACTCCCTCGGGGACTGGCCCTTGTCCCTTTGTCACACACCAGTTTTGCTCACCTCTGTGCACCTGTCGGCCTCCCTGTTGCCCGTTGAGCTGTGTGCCTGTCCCCTTGCCCACGCCACAGGGCCTGGTCGCCATAGCTTTGTAGGCAGCCttttctttaggatttatttatttgagagagagagagagagagagagagagagagagagagaggggtcttccatccgctggttcactccccaattggctgcaacggctggagctgtgccaatctgaagccaggagccaggagcttcctccaggtctcccacgcgggtgcaggggcccagggacttggtccatcctccactgcttccccaggccacagcagagagctggatcgcaagtggagcagccgggactagaaccaacgcccacagggtcgccagtgctgcaggcggtggctttaccgcctacctcacagcgccggccccctctcgGCTTCAGCCGGGTAACGTGGCTCGGCGTTCTCCATCAGCCTGGACAGAGTGGTGGCTTTTTGGGTAGTCTGGCAAAGGGTTCCTTGTCTCGTCCGGGGTTTCAGTGCGTGGGGTGGGCTCCCCTGGgtggcgccccctccccccagcctctgctcgCGTCCTTGGGGACCGCCCCTGCTGTCAGATGGGGCCCTCCTGCTTCTGTCCAGCGTCCTGTGGCCCCCGGCTCGTGTTTTGGTTGGGGAGGGTCTCTGGGGAGGGTTGCCAGTGCCGCAGCCAGTGGGTCCCCTCCCGGAGCCCTCCATACCCGCACCCCGCCCGCCTCGTCGCCCTGCGTTTCATGGATCGGTGCCTCACTGTGAAAGTCAGCCGGCCCCCGCTTGTGTCCCCCTCGCCCCTCAGCCCGGCGCCCTCGGCTGCTGGGGCCTGACCACGGCCGAGCCTGTGTTTGCTGTGACGCGAGGCGGGGCCTCTCCCGGCCCCGCCCATGAGCCGCTGTTCCGGATCTTTCCGTGGTGGCCCTCTGCACCAGGACTCGTCTCCCGCCGCCCCACGGGCTGCGTGCTCTCGCCAGTTCTCCGACCATCACGGCGCTGCCGTGTGTGACACAGGATCCGGAAAACCGAGATGAGGCCGGGCCCAGGAGGGACCCCCGCTGCTCCCGACCGCCTTGGGGTCCAGGCCACGCTCCAGGGTCCCGCTCTCCACGCCGTGGCGGGGGGCGGGCGCACCTCTGCCGTCGAGGTGCCGTGGGTTTAGGGTATTTTTAACTGCAGCAGCCGGCACCCAGCAGGGCAGAAATAGTTTTTCGGTTGTTTCGGgagcggggctgggaggggcgtgCGGCGGGGTTATTTCTGTGGCAAGCACGCCTCCCGTGGCTGCTGCTCCTTTGCCTGTGTAATCATCATGGCGCTGTGCTGGGGGCCGCTAATTAAGCCCTAAAAAAGTCGAATTCCGCAGTGCTGCTGCCTGTCTGTCCGGCCCCAGTTCTCCCCGGCGGGCAGCGGCCACTTTCTGGCCTCTGCTCTGTCTCCTCACTTGGGCCAACCCGCCCCGTCCCCAGTGTGGCGCCCCTTAGTCCTGAGTGGGTCCCCAGGAAGGCCTGGGCCGCGGGGCGCCAAGCCCGGTTGTCCCTGGCTGGGCACCTGTGGCCGCCCTGACCTGTCCAGGAAGCTTCTCCGTGACCGGGGCCGGAAGCTGCCCCCTCTGGGGACCTCCTGGTCTCCTGCCCTGTGTGGGGGCTGACCCCTTAGGAGCGAGGGGGCCCCTCGAGGCTTCCTGGGACGGGGGCTGGGTGCAGTGGAGAGATGGGGTCGGTGAGCGATCCCCACCCTGGGCAGCCGTGGGCCCCCGAGGGCACCGCTGGCCGCAGAGTCCGCCGGAGGACCCGGCCAGGCCAGGCGGCCTGGGGCCTGGTGGCGCCTGGGTTCAGGCGGGGCAGTGGCCTCACTGCCCGGGCCCTGCAGCCCGGCTTGGATGCACCTTGGTGCTCCGGGTGGCACCGAGGGTCGTCGCCGTGGGGTCCCGGCTCAGAGCAGGCCTGACCGCTGTCTGCCCCAGCAGTGTGTCAGCAAAGTTCCTGGGCCTCCCCGGCCGCATTTTCCTGGCGGACGGCTCCTCATGCCGCAGCCGTGACCATGCCCGAGCCTCACAGCCCCTTCCCCGGGcggccctgcctggctgcctcGGGCATGGCGGTGCTGGGAGGGCGGAGCCTGAGGGCCGACCACACCTGGTCCCCCGCTCAGCGTCGCCCCCACCCCGTCCGAGGGTCTGTGGGTTGCAGGTGCGGCCGTGTTGGCGCCAGCCTCATCCCCAGTCCTGACGCACCGGCCAGCAGGCCCCCTTGTCCCCGGCGTGTGCTGCTTCTTCGCTGCCACCCTGTCAGTCCCAGCCGTCCCCCCGTCCCGACGCCCTGGCTGGACGCATTGTGGCagccgcccctgcccccaggggctTGTTCCCGGGCCCAGCTGGGGCCTCCTCCACCTGCTCACTGGGGGCGGGACTCGGGTGCAGCCTGGTGGGGAGTGGAGGGCGGCTGCAGCTGACCTGGTGGGTCCTGTGCCCGCAGTGCCGGAGAAGCCGGAGCCGGTGCCACTGGAGAGCCGCTCCTGCGTGCTCATCCGCCGGGACCTCGTGGCGCTGCCCGCCAGCCTCATCAGCCAGATCGGGTACCGCTGCCACCCCAAGCTCTACTCGGAGGGCGACCCCGGCGAGAAGCTGGAGCTGGTGGCGGGTGAGTCCTCGCCGTGCTGGCCTCCCGCTGGGCCCCAGGCCGAGGTCAGGCTAGAGCGGGTTTCTCGCCTCTCCCCGTAGATTGCGCACACGCACGGAAGCTGGTCCGGCAGCAGAGGCAGCTCCCCGTGCCGTGCGGCAGCCTGGGGGGCCTCACGCCTCCCCGCACTGGCATTGAGTGCCCGGGTCCCCCCCGGGCTGGGGGGAGGGACAGCGGCGCTCCCGGCCCCTGCAGGGCCCCGGCTGCGGCGCGGGTGCCTGCGCGTCAGTGGCAGCGGCCATGCCCTCCGCAGGCCCCGGCTCACGGTACGCGTGTCCTGCAGGCTCCGGGGTGTACATCACGCGTGGCCAGCTCATGAACTGCCACCTGTGCGCGGGGGTGAAGCACAAGGTCTTGCTGCGCAGGCTCCTGGCCACCTTCTTCGACAGGTGGGTCCCTCGGGTCCCCGGGGGGGCGCCCTGGAGCGCGGGAGGGGCTGGAAGTCCCAGGGGCTCTGTGGGCCCCAGCCCCCCTCCACCACCCGCTGACCCCCACGTGCCCTGGGGGTCCCAGTGCCCAAGGCTCAGGTCTGGCCCAGGGGGTTTCTGCGTCTTTGATCCAGAGGGTGGCTGGGCCTACACCCCTCCCCTGATGCCACTCCAGCCCACCAGGACCCCTCCCTCAGTCACTTGGACTGAAAGCCAGTGGGCTTTCCTCCTCGCCTGGCTGGCTCTTGGAGCTCCTCCCCTGTGGGCTCGTGGCTCCTCCCCCATGGGCTCACAGCTCCTCCCCCGTGGGCTCACAGCTCCTCTCCTGTGGACTCTTGGCTCCTCCCCCTGTGGGCTCTCAGCTCCTCCCCCGTAGGCTCTCGGCTCCTCCCCCGTGGACTCATGGCCCCTCCCCCTTGGACTCATGGCTCCTCCCCTGTGGGCTCACGGCCCCTCCCCTATGGGCTCAGCTCCTCCCCCGTGGGCTCGTGGCTCCTCCCCCATGGGCTCATGGCTCCTTCCCTATGGGCTCTCAGCTCCTCCCCCGTAGGCTCTCGGCTCCTCCCCCGTGGACTCATGGCTCCTCCCCTGTGAGCTCACGGCCCCTCCCCTATGGGCTCAGCTCCTCCCCTGTGGGCTTGTGGCTCCTCCCCCCAGCATGTGTGCCCCTGGGGGAGCCCCGAGCCCCAGGTCAGCGGCCCCCGCCCCCTTTGCTGTGCCCCACCAGGAACACGCTGGCCAAcagctgtggcacaggcatccgtTCGTCCACCAGCGACCCCAGCCGCAAGCCACTGGACAGCCGAGTGCTGAACGCTGTGAAACGTGAGAGGCCGGGTCTCCCGTCGGGGAGGGGGTCTTGTGGGACTTGGAAGCCCCCCGGGATCTGCCACGTGGGCCCCGCCCcggggagaggagaaaagagcaGCCGGCAGCCGGGTCCCGGGCGCTAACGGCCCTGGCAGGGTTCCAGACGCGAGGAATTCAGCTGCGAAACTATTTTAATATGTGAAATAGAtctaattttcctttttgaaCAAACCCCATATTTACATTTTGAGGTTATTTTGAGCCGTTGCCATCTGTTCGGCCGGCTTCTGCCTCCCGCTCCTGGGGTGTGGGGGCGGAGCCTGGTCCCTGGCGTGGGGGGCAGACCAccgcccccaccacccccaccctgcacccccccccgggggggaggGACAGACCCTGCCCGGCCTCCTGTGGCCGTCCACTGTGGAGGCTTCCGCTTGCGGGGACGGCAGGGCCCGTGTGGCCGGGGGTGAGGCTCCGAGGGCCGGACAGCCGGGGCAGCGGGAGATGCGGGGGCCCTGCCACGTCCCGGCTCCTGGTAGAGGGAGGGGGCCGTGGCCGACTCCTCCCCACACCAGGACCCCACAAGCAGCCCCAAGCCCCGCGGCgggcggcagccggaggaggggGCCGCGTGGCCTGCCGGGCCGAGCGGGTCCCCCTCACCCGCCCGGCCGCCTGTCCCCGCAGTGTACTGCCAGAACTTCGCCCCCAGCTTCAAGGAGAGCGAGATGAACGTGATCGCCGCGGACATGTGCACCAACGCCCGGCGCGTGCGCAAGCGCTGGCTGCCCAAGATCAAGTCCATGCTGCCGGAGGGCGTGGAGATGTACCGCTCGGTCATGGGCTCCGCGGCGGCCAGCGTGCCCCTGGACCCCGAGTTCCCGGCCGCCGCGGCCCAGCTGTTCGAGCAGCGCGCCTACGCCGAGCGCCGGGGCGACGGCCCCAGCGTCGTGGCTCTGAGGACCGACGCCGTGAATGTCGACCTGGCCGACGCCGGCGAGGAGGTGGACGGGGCCGGCTCGGTCATCCAGGAGGTGGCCGCGCCGGAGCCGCTGCCGGCCGCCGGCCAGAGCCCCCCGCAGCCCTTCGAGCAGGCCAGCGGCAGCCCCGGCAGGCCGCagacgccggccgcggcggcccggAGGCCGGAGGGCGCCTACGCGGGGACCTTGTAGGCGGGCGCGGCCGGGGCACTAGGGCTGCTTGCATGCGATACTAATACAATGTGATCACGCGCTCACCTACTGACTGCTACTGTTGCCTGAGAAAAATGTGATTTTACTCTGCTTGTATTTAAACGGATGAAGGAAGCAAACGCATTCATTACACTGTAACCACGTAGGCCGCTGGCCCCAGAGGTCAGTCTCCCGGCCGGGGGACGGCccaccggccccgccccccccccccccccccccgcgacaCTCCGTTCCTTACCGCGGGCCGTGGTGCGGGGCCGGGCAGCCCGCTCTCTTCCCCCTTTCTCCCAGACTCCGGTGCCCGGGGCTGCACCGCCCACGGGGGCGTGCgtgtgggtgtgc from Oryctolagus cuniculus chromosome 1, mOryCun1.1, whole genome shotgun sequence includes these protein-coding regions:
- the NACC2 gene encoding nucleus accumbens-associated protein 2 isoform X2; amino-acid sequence: MSQMLHIEIPNFGNTVLGCLNEQRLLGLYCDVSIVVKGQAFKAHRAVLAASSLYFRDLFSGNSKSAFELPGTVPPACFQQILSFCYTGKLTMAASEQLVVMYTAGFLQIQHIVERGTDLMFKAPYPQGERTSPGASSLPTTDSPTSYHNEEDEEDDEAYDAMVDEQYGQVYIKATGSYAVPEKPEPVPLESRSCVLIRRDLVALPASLISQIGYRCHPKLYSEGDPGEKLELVAGSGVYITRGQLMNCHLCAGVKHKVLLRRLLATFFDRNTLANSCGTGIRSSTSDPSRKPLDSRVLNAVKLYCQNFAPSFKESEMNVIAADMCTNARRVRKRWLPKIKSMLPEGVEMYRSVMGSAAASVPLDPEFPAAAAQLFEQRAYAERRGDGPSVVALRTDAVNVDLADAGEEVDGAGSVIQEVAAPEPLPAAGQSPPQPFEQASGSPGRPQTPAAAARRPEGAYAGTL